A single region of the uncultured Flavobacterium sp. genome encodes:
- a CDS encoding response regulator, producing MQNYALYILLADDDEDDRLFFKDAFEEVKIQTNLNFVHDGMQLMDHLMNPDNKLPDVLFLDLNMPKKTGKECLIEIKKTERLKDIIVVIYSTSSSEEDIEDTFIQGANIYIKKPSDFNTLKKIINEVVTINWHYHTSGLNRDNFLLRL from the coding sequence ATGCAAAACTACGCATTATACATTTTATTGGCTGACGATGATGAAGATGACCGCCTTTTTTTTAAAGATGCATTTGAAGAAGTAAAAATACAAACTAACCTAAATTTTGTACATGACGGTATGCAATTAATGGATCATTTGATGAATCCCGATAATAAACTGCCGGATGTATTGTTTCTGGATTTGAATATGCCTAAAAAAACTGGTAAAGAATGTTTAATTGAAATAAAAAAAACAGAACGTCTTAAGGATATTATTGTTGTAATTTATTCTACTTCTTCGTCTGAAGAAGATATTGAGGACACCTTTATTCAGGGAGCTAATATTTACATCAAAAAACCAAGCGATTTTAATACACTGAAAAAAATAATTAATGAAGTCGTGACTATAAACTGGCACTATCACACCTCTGGGTTAAATCGTGATAAT
- a CDS encoding DNA starvation/stationary phase protection protein: protein MSLHIGIMPKNLKKSTTILATILSNEMTLYVKTRKFHWNISGNSFMELHKLFEDQYRILEANIDEVAERISQLGEKTIGTMKEFIENSTLKESPKEYASQKNMLEELLENHEQMVSEFRAYIPVFENDNNDIGSADFVTGLLQEHEKMAWILRRYQV from the coding sequence ATGAGTCTACATATCGGGATAATGCCAAAAAACTTAAAAAAGAGTACTACCATATTAGCCACAATTTTATCTAATGAAATGACCTTATATGTAAAAACCAGAAAATTTCATTGGAATATCTCCGGGAATAGTTTCATGGAATTACATAAACTGTTTGAAGATCAATATAGAATTCTTGAAGCTAATATCGATGAAGTTGCAGAACGCATTAGTCAGCTTGGCGAAAAAACGATTGGAACTATGAAAGAATTTATAGAAAATTCGACTCTAAAAGAATCTCCTAAGGAATATGCTTCACAAAAAAATATGCTGGAGGAACTTCTTGAAAATCATGAGCAAATGGTAAGTGAGTTTAGAGCGTATATTCCGGTTTTTGAGAATGACAATAATGATATTGGTTCAGCAGATTTTGTAACAGGTTTATTGCAGGAACATGAAAAAATGGCCTGGATTTTACGTCGTTACCAGGTTTGA
- a CDS encoding AraC family transcriptional regulator, whose protein sequence is MKLFIKFDINTICTQYLKHNLEQQNISFTSLGFGEIEVADNIDADTLETLKNNLSPCGFEIVENQKSVLVQKIKDAIIELVFMDNGNNYKSSVFLAEKLNHSYGYLSNVFSEVTYSSIENFIILQKIERAKQLIIINEMSLTEIAFLLNYSSVAHLSTQFKNTTGITPSAFQRIIKKRRENLK, encoded by the coding sequence ATGAAACTATTTATAAAGTTCGACATAAATACCATTTGCACTCAATATTTAAAACACAACCTGGAACAGCAAAATATAAGTTTTACAAGTCTGGGATTTGGCGAGATTGAGGTTGCCGATAATATTGATGCAGATACACTCGAAACTTTAAAAAATAATTTAAGTCCTTGTGGTTTTGAAATTGTAGAAAATCAAAAAAGTGTCTTAGTTCAAAAAATAAAAGATGCTATAATTGAGTTAGTTTTTATGGATAACGGTAACAATTATAAAAGTTCTGTTTTTCTGGCTGAGAAACTCAATCATAGTTATGGTTATTTATCGAATGTTTTTTCAGAAGTAACCTACTCTTCTATTGAAAATTTTATCATTTTACAGAAAATTGAAAGAGCAAAACAATTAATTATTATCAATGAAATGAGTTTGACCGAAATTGCTTTTTTACTAAACTATTCGAGTGTTGCACATTTGAGTACGCAGTTTAAAAATACAACCGGAATAACACCATCGGCTTTTCAGAGAATAATTAAAAAACGCAGAGAAAATTTAAAATAA